In Rhodobacter xanthinilyticus, a single window of DNA contains:
- a CDS encoding cytochrome b/b6 domain-containing protein has product MTDPAPQSPQIWDPFVRLFHWLLVVAVTGGWLLGHFGPLQMSWHFYAGYLVLALLVFRLIWGFIGPRNARFASFLRGPGAVLRYLKTLPARRASQSEGHNPLGGWSVAALLIVLAGQVGTGLILDPEDYINTGPLAGYVSSEWNRWALGWHHRLGLLLAVLVAFHVGAILFYRFWKREDLVTPMITGRRR; this is encoded by the coding sequence ATGACCGACCCCGCCCCGCAATCGCCGCAGATCTGGGATCCGTTCGTGCGGCTCTTCCACTGGCTCCTGGTCGTCGCGGTGACGGGCGGCTGGCTTCTGGGCCATTTCGGCCCGTTGCAGATGAGCTGGCATTTCTACGCGGGCTATCTGGTGCTCGCGCTTCTCGTCTTCCGCCTGATCTGGGGCTTCATCGGGCCCCGCAACGCGCGGTTCGCGAGCTTCCTGCGCGGCCCCGGGGCGGTTCTGCGCTACCTCAAGACGCTGCCCGCCCGCCGGGCGAGCCAGAGCGAGGGCCACAACCCCTTGGGGGGCTGGTCGGTCGCGGCGCTGCTTATTGTGCTCGCGGGGCAGGTCGGCACCGGGCTGATCCTCGACCCGGAGGATTATATCAACACCGGCCCGCTCGCGGGCTATGTCTCGAGCGAGTGGAACCGCTGGGCGCTGGGCTGGCATCATCGGCTCGGGCTCTTGCTCGCCGTGCTCGTCGCTTTCCATGTCGGCGCGATCCTGTTTTACCGCTTCTGGAAGCGCGAAGATCTCGTCACGCCGATGATCACCGGCCGGCGCCGCTAA
- a CDS encoding 2-hydroxychromene-2-carboxylate isomerase, with protein sequence MAQIDYFFSVFSPWTYLAGNRLEDIAARHGATVTYKPLDLLGLFDRTGGTRPAARHPSRMAYRGQELARWAARLGVPMLAQPTLYPPNPAPASYAIIAAQQAGGGDTGALVQGLARALWVEDRNIAEDEVIRAALTAAGFSGDLVTTGLFTGAMAYEKNLEEAVDRGVFGSPFYIVAETDQRFWGQDRLDFLDAHLGEL encoded by the coding sequence ATGGCGCAGATTGATTACTTTTTCTCCGTGTTCAGCCCCTGGACCTATCTCGCGGGCAACCGGCTGGAGGACATCGCCGCGCGCCATGGCGCCACCGTGACCTATAAACCGCTCGATCTGCTCGGGCTTTTCGACCGCACCGGCGGCACCCGCCCCGCCGCGCGCCACCCCAGCCGGATGGCCTACCGCGGCCAGGAGCTCGCCCGCTGGGCCGCGCGGCTTGGCGTGCCGATGCTGGCGCAGCCGACGCTTTACCCGCCGAACCCCGCGCCCGCGTCTTACGCGATCATCGCCGCGCAACAGGCGGGCGGCGGCGATACCGGCGCGCTCGTGCAGGGGCTCGCCCGCGCGCTCTGGGTCGAGGACCGCAACATCGCCGAGGATGAGGTGATCCGCGCCGCGCTCACCGCCGCCGGGTTCTCGGGCGATCTCGTCACCACCGGGCTCTTCACCGGCGCGATGGCCTATGAGAAGAACCTCGAGGAGGCGGTTGACCGCGGCGTCTTCGGCTCGCCCTTCTATATCGTCGCCGAAACCGATCAGCGCTTCTGGGGCCAGGACCGGCTCGACTTCCTCGACGCCCATCTGGGAGAGCTCTGA
- a CDS encoding c-type cytochrome, with product MHKILFAALPLALAFGAASAEPMQSIEARQAYFKALGGSMKAMGPLAKSFDAEAAKAEAAKLEAVLATDTSTFFPAGTSDADFPGKTRAMAKIWTDMDDFAAKGKATKEAGAELIAAANAGDGAAFGAAFGKLGGTCKACHDDYRLPE from the coding sequence ATGCACAAGATCCTTTTCGCTGCCCTTCCGCTCGCGCTCGCCTTCGGCGCCGCCTCGGCCGAGCCGATGCAATCGATCGAAGCCCGTCAGGCCTATTTCAAAGCCCTCGGCGGGTCGATGAAGGCGATGGGCCCGCTTGCCAAATCCTTCGACGCCGAGGCCGCCAAGGCCGAGGCCGCCAAGCTCGAGGCGGTTCTCGCGACCGATACCTCGACCTTCTTCCCGGCCGGCACCTCGGATGCCGATTTCCCCGGCAAGACCCGCGCGATGGCGAAAATCTGGACCGACATGGATGATTTCGCCGCCAAGGGCAAAGCCACGAAAGAGGCCGGCGCCGAGCTGATCGCCGCGGCGAATGCGGGCGATGGCGCGGCCTTTGGCGCGGCCTTCGGCAAGCTCGGCGGCACCTGCAAGGCCTGCCACGACGACTATCGTCTGCCCGAATAA
- a CDS encoding MATE family efflux transporter has translation MTVPAHLRALLALGLPLVGSNLAQMGLHVTDTIMLGWYGVPELAAVVLGAGYFFILFILGSGFSYAVMGRVAASLGAGDEVQARRDTRMGLWLSILFALGVMPLMWASGPILRALGQEPAIAALAQDYLRIAMLGMVPALIIAVLKALLSAQERTQIVMWVTLAGVGLNIGLNWLLIFGNFGAPEMGVRGAAVASVVVQLVTCAALMVYAGHARGLRQMDLFARVWRPDWPAFRAVARMGLPIGLTSVSEAGMFQASALMMGWIGTVELAAHGIALELASLTFMVHMGISNAATVRVGRALGARDLVRLRDGAWIAQLLSLGFGLATVGLFLGAAGPMIGLFLDRTDPAAPEILAFGTKLLAVAALFQLFDSTQVMALGLLRGVHDTRVPMWVAAGSYWLIGIPASWILAFPLGFGGVGLWFGLVIGLACVALSMIARFWRGPWLRPAV, from the coding sequence ATGACCGTCCCCGCCCATTTGCGCGCGCTCCTCGCGCTCGGCCTGCCTTTGGTGGGCTCGAACCTTGCGCAGATGGGCCTGCATGTCACCGATACGATCATGCTGGGCTGGTATGGGGTGCCCGAGCTCGCCGCGGTGGTGCTTGGCGCGGGGTATTTCTTCATCCTCTTCATCCTCGGCTCGGGGTTTTCCTATGCGGTGATGGGGCGCGTCGCGGCCTCGCTCGGCGCGGGCGACGAGGTGCAGGCGCGGCGCGATACGCGGATGGGGCTGTGGCTCTCGATCCTCTTCGCGCTGGGCGTGATGCCCTTGATGTGGGCCTCGGGGCCGATCCTGCGCGCCCTCGGTCAGGAGCCCGCGATCGCCGCCCTCGCGCAGGATTACCTGCGCATCGCGATGCTCGGCATGGTGCCCGCGCTGATCATCGCGGTGCTCAAGGCTCTGCTCTCCGCCCAGGAGCGCACCCAGATCGTGATGTGGGTGACGCTCGCCGGGGTGGGCCTCAACATCGGGCTCAACTGGTTGTTGATCTTTGGCAATTTCGGCGCGCCGGAGATGGGGGTGCGGGGCGCCGCGGTGGCCTCGGTGGTGGTGCAGCTCGTGACCTGCGCCGCGCTCATGGTCTATGCGGGCCATGCGCGGGGGCTGCGCCAGATGGATCTCTTCGCGCGAGTCTGGCGCCCCGATTGGCCGGCCTTCCGCGCGGTGGCGCGGATGGGCTTGCCGATCGGGCTGACCTCGGTCTCCGAGGCGGGGATGTTTCAGGCCTCGGCGCTGATGATGGGCTGGATCGGCACGGTCGAGCTCGCCGCGCATGGCATCGCGCTCGAGCTCGCCTCGCTGACCTTCATGGTCCATATGGGGATCTCGAATGCCGCGACGGTGCGGGTCGGGCGGGCGCTCGGGGCGCGCGACCTCGTGCGGCTGCGCGATGGCGCCTGGATCGCGCAGCTCCTCTCGCTTGGCTTCGGGCTCGCGACGGTGGGGCTGTTTCTCGGCGCGGCGGGGCCGATGATCGGGCTCTTTCTCGATCGGACCGACCCGGCGGCGCCCGAAATCCTCGCTTTCGGCACCAAACTCCTCGCCGTCGCGGCGCTCTTCCAGCTCTTCGATTCGACGCAGGTGATGGCGCTCGGGCTGTTGCGCGGGGTGCATGACACGCGCGTGCCGATGTGGGTCGCGGCGGGGAGCTATTGGCTGATCGGCATCCCGGCGAGCTGGATCCTCGCCTTTCCGCTCGGCTTTGGCGGGGTGGGGCTGTGGTTCGGGCTCGTCATCGGGCTCGCCTGCGTGGCGCTGTCGATGATCGCGCGGTTCTGGCGCGGGCCGTGGCTGCGGCCCGCCGTCTGA
- a CDS encoding alpha/beta fold hydrolase, which yields MPRDTRHGQEIFWQEIGAGPRPALAIHCTLGASQIWTPVLEPLTELTTLAFDQPGHGQSAPWEAEGAAPGAFQQLVTQIAASFITRPVDLIGHSFGASVALRIAVAAPEAVRSLTLIEPVLFAAAEGTEEWAEMRPHQAHFEAEIAAGHLEAAARGFMGAWGAGVPWEALPEHQRARFCQQMPMVGNISAANFSDPGQIVRAGGIEAIDAPVMIIRGDASPPIVARVCEALAARCQDVGTAVIPGGGHMLPVTHARQVRELIAMNLERA from the coding sequence ATGCCGCGCGATACCCGTCACGGCCAGGAGATCTTCTGGCAGGAGATCGGCGCGGGCCCCCGCCCGGCGCTCGCGATTCATTGCACGCTCGGCGCGAGCCAGATCTGGACGCCGGTGCTCGAGCCCTTGACCGAGCTCACCACGCTCGCCTTCGATCAGCCCGGCCACGGCCAATCGGCGCCTTGGGAGGCCGAGGGCGCCGCGCCCGGCGCCTTCCAGCAGCTCGTGACCCAGATCGCAGCCTCGTTCATCACCCGCCCCGTCGATCTGATCGGCCACAGCTTCGGCGCCTCGGTCGCGCTGCGCATCGCGGTGGCCGCGCCCGAGGCGGTGCGCAGCCTCACGCTGATCGAGCCGGTGCTCTTCGCCGCCGCCGAGGGCACCGAGGAATGGGCCGAGATGCGCCCCCATCAGGCGCATTTCGAGGCCGAGATCGCCGCCGGCCACCTCGAGGCCGCGGCGCGCGGCTTCATGGGCGCCTGGGGCGCGGGGGTGCCGTGGGAGGCGCTGCCCGAGCATCAACGCGCGCGGTTTTGTCAACAAATGCCGATGGTTGGCAATATCAGCGCGGCGAATTTCTCCGACCCGGGCCAGATCGTGCGGGCGGGCGGGATCGAGGCGATCGACGCGCCGGTGATGATCATCCGCGGCGATGCGAGCCCGCCGATCGTGGCGCGGGTCTGCGAGGCGCTGGCCGCGCGGTGCCAGGATGTGGGCACCGCGGTGATCCCCGGCGGCGGCCATATGCTGCCGGTGACCCATGCGCGCCAGGTGCGCGAGCTGATCGCGATGAACCTCGAACGGGCGTGA